The Methanoregula sp. UBA64 genome contains the following window.
ATGTTGCGGGAAACCACGACCGGCAGCTGGCCGGAACCGTGCCATCCGTCCGGCTCGCGTATGGCGGGCGGGAGTTTTTGCTTGTCCACGATCCGGCCGATGCAGACCCGGCCTTTGGCGGCTGGGTGATCCACGGCCACTATCACAACAACGAGCTTGCCCGGTATCCCTTTATCGACTTTGGCGCCCGCCGCATCAACGTGAGCGCCGAAGTTGTCGGCTATGCCCCGGTGGGGCTCGCAGAGATCAGCCGGATCCTTGACGGGCCGGAGCACGAGAAGAGAATGCCGCTTTTGCTGCGCTATCCCTACGTGCGATAATCGTTTCCCCCCTTTCCTGCACGCCAAAGTATATACAACGTGGCGCGAGATTGTCAGCAAAAGGGCTGAACAGTATGTGGTTCGAACGGATTGTTTCCGAGGGCCTTGCACACAACTCGTGGATCTTCGGGACCGGCGGCGTGGCAGCGGTCGTCGATCCCCGGCGGGACTGCGAAGCATATCTCGATCTCGCGCGGCAGCACGATGCCGTCATCACGCACATCTTCGAGACGCACCGGAACGAGGACTATGTGACCGGAGGGCCCGAGCTTGCTGCACGGTCGGGAGCGCGGGTCTTCCATGGGGCACGGATGGCGTTTGCCTTCGGGGTCCCGGTACGGGACGGGGACCGGATCAAGCTCGGGCCGCTTGCGATCCGGATCCTCGAAACACCCGGCCATACGGAAGAGAGCATCACGGTTGTCGTGGCAGACACCGAAGTATCCGACGAACCCTATCTTGTCTTCTCCGGCGATTCGCTCTTTATTGGTGATATTGCGCGGACGGATTTTTTCGGGCAGGAAAGAAAGGCGGAGATGGCCGCAACGATTCACGACAGCATCACCAAAAAGATCCTTTTTCTCGGGAAAGGCACGATACTCTGTCCCGCCCACGGGGCCGGCTCGGTCTGCGGCGGCGATATCGCCGACCTGCCGCTTTCAACGCTTGGCTTTGAAGAGAAGACCAATCCGCTGCTTGCGATCCCAAAAGAGGAGTTCGTAAAAAAGAGGGTTCATGAATCCCCCTACCTGCCCCCGTACTTCCGGCAGATGGAACGGCTCAACCAGGACGGCCCGGCGCTCCTGACTTCCCTTCCCGCGCCCCGTCCGCTCCAGCCTGAAAACGTACAGGAGTCAATCCGGTCCGGGTGCCAGCTTGTCGATATCCGATCGCCGACCGCGTTTGCTGCCGGCCACATCCCGGGCAGCATCTCGATCTGGCGCGAAGGGCTCCCCGCATTTGCCGGCTGGGTGCTCGATTATGCCCGGCCGATCGTCATCATCGATGACTTCAACTGCGAGATCCCGCGGGCCCTCCCGCACTTTGTCCGGCTCGGGTACGATAACGTG
Protein-coding sequences here:
- a CDS encoding MBL fold metallo-hydrolase — translated: MWFERIVSEGLAHNSWIFGTGGVAAVVDPRRDCEAYLDLARQHDAVITHIFETHRNEDYVTGGPELAARSGARVFHGARMAFAFGVPVRDGDRIKLGPLAIRILETPGHTEESITVVVADTEVSDEPYLVFSGDSLFIGDIARTDFFGQERKAEMAATIHDSITKKILFLGKGTILCPAHGAGSVCGGDIADLPLSTLGFEEKTNPLLAIPKEEFVKKRVHESPYLPPYFRQMERLNQDGPALLTSLPAPRPLQPENVQESIRSGCQLVDIRSPTAFAAGHIPGSISIWREGLPAFAGWVLDYARPIVIIDDFNCEIPRALPHFVRLGYDNVAGWLAGGFPAWFRAALPVETTGTCTVQELFRDLEQGGFFLLDVRDIKKRLVQGYIRGSQHIYAGEIPVRSEEIQKDLPICVYCDAGYKGSLAASLLAMRGYRPVTNVLGGMQAWLRAGFPVTHD